One genomic segment of Cyanobacteria bacterium GSL.Bin1 includes these proteins:
- a CDS encoding DUF1254 domain-containing protein, whose product MNIALGQLIHSRVPTPIDQQNVIRMNRDTLDSRAVLDLSQPATITMPETNGRYMSLQIVSPNEEARIVTTPGEYRISEEEVGTRYAYIIIRTFVDASNPADIEAVNALQDQIGVEGGEGTLDIRNWNREQGQTLADVLLLLASTLTDTSNFVGEPEEIAPLYQLLEMAFGWGSLPEEHLVAIPVTPENNDGNTPHSLTVSNVPVDAFWSISLYNAEGLFEQNDRERYTVNSYTAERNADDSYTVNFGRCEDSRVNCLPIMEGWNYVVRLYEPRQEILNRIWTFPLPEPSQ is encoded by the coding sequence ATGAATATTGCTTTAGGACAGTTAATCCATAGTCGGGTACCGACGCCGATTGATCAACAGAATGTAATTCGCATGAATCGTGACACGCTTGATTCAAGAGCAGTACTGGATCTCAGTCAACCAGCCACCATCACGATGCCTGAAACGAACGGACGCTACATGAGTTTGCAAATCGTCAGCCCCAATGAAGAGGCGAGGATTGTCACGACTCCCGGTGAGTATCGTATCAGCGAAGAGGAAGTGGGAACACGGTACGCATACATCATTATCCGCACCTTCGTTGATGCCTCTAACCCAGCGGATATCGAGGCGGTGAATGCGCTTCAGGATCAAATTGGAGTGGAGGGTGGAGAGGGAACGCTCGATATAAGGAACTGGAACCGCGAGCAAGGGCAGACCCTTGCCGATGTGCTCCTCCTCCTCGCCAGCACCTTGACAGATACCTCGAATTTTGTCGGTGAACCGGAAGAGATCGCTCCGCTCTATCAACTGCTCGAAATGGCTTTTGGCTGGGGGAGTCTCCCTGAGGAGCATTTAGTTGCGATTCCTGTCACTCCCGAGAATAACGACGGCAATACGCCTCATTCTCTAACCGTAAGCAATGTGCCGGTGGATGCCTTCTGGTCAATCAGCTTGTATAATGCTGAAGGCTTGTTTGAGCAGAACGACCGGGAGCGGTACACAGTAAACAGCTACACAGCTGAGCGCAATGCCGATGACAGCTATACTGTAAACTTTGGCCGTTGCGAAGACAGTCGTGTCAATTGCCTGCCCATCATGGAAGGTTGGAATTACGTCGTGCGCTTATACGAGCCGCGGCAAGAAATCTTAAATAGGATTTGGACCTTTCCGCTACCCGAACCAAGCCAATAA